A section of the Triticum dicoccoides isolate Atlit2015 ecotype Zavitan chromosome 7A, WEW_v2.0, whole genome shotgun sequence genome encodes:
- the LOC119329018 gene encoding alpha-1,3-arabinosyltransferase XAT2-like → MKQPRSRQEPRRMGNSAMVVTMLLSLCVLTFIKARYCSTPYPNKPAPLLDLEVEIDEDYDSSRYKISGPIGEEEFDPSRPTCYNTSKRSERCAAVGDVRVDGNHSKIYISPLGKEWRTKPYARRHDAVAMDDVREFALLPFGGANDSAVPPLCTRNHSVPAFLFSSGGFAGNLYHDYTDVLVPLFTSTHHFGGEVQFLLTDIKDWWLDKFTPLFRQLSNYDVIDVDNDQEVHCFSRIVIGSTFHRPMGIDGTRSPGGETVADFKRLLRRAFRLDRVVASHDGAASLGKPRLLIISRKSSRRFLNERAMAHAAAAAQFDVRIAEPDNHTDMPNFARLVNSADVMMGVHGAGLTNMVFLPSRAVLLQVVPFGGLEWLSRVTFKDPAKDFDVTYMEYNVSLEESSLKDLYPKDHFYLQHPYDVHKKGWNAIKTTYLDKQSVRLDLAKLTRTLQHARSLLPSPSSH, encoded by the exons ATGAAGCAGCCGAGGTCGCGGCAGGAGCCGCGCCGGATGGGCAACTCGGCCATGGTGGTCACCATGCTGCTCTCCCTCTGCGTCCTCACCTTCATCAAGGCCCGCTACTGCTCCACCCCGTACC CCAACAAGCCGGCGCCGCTGCTGGACCTGGAGGTGGAGATCGACGAGGACTACGACAGCAGCCGGTACAAGATCTCCGGCCCCATCGGGGAGGAGGAGTTCGACCCCAGCCGCCCCACCTGCTACAACACCAGCAAGCGCTCGGAGCGGTGCGCGGCCGTGGGCGACGTCCGGGTCGACGGCAACCACTCCAAAATCTACATCAGCCCGCTGGGCAAGGAGTGGCGCACCAAGCCGTACGCGCGCCGCCACGACGCCGTCGCCATGGACGACGTCCGCGAGTTCGCGCTGCTCCCCTTCGGCGGCGCCAACGACAGCGCCGTGCCGCCGCTCTGCACCAGGAACCACTCCGTCCCGGCCTTCCTCTTCTCCAGCGGCGGGTTCGCGGGCAACCTGTACCACGACTACACCGACGTGCTGGTGCCGCTCTTCACCAGCACCCACCACTTCGGCGGCGAGGTGCAGTTCCTGCTCACGGACATCAAGGACTGGTGGCTGGACAAGTTCACGCCGCTCTTCCGCCAGCTCTCCAACTACGACGTCATCGACGTGGACAACGACCAGGAGGTGCACTGCTTCTCGCGCATCGTCATCGGCTCCACCTTCCACCGGCCCATGGGCATCGACGGCACGCGCTCCCCGGGCGGCGAGACCGTGGCCGACTTCAAGCGCCTGCTCCGGCGCGCCTTCCGGCTCGACCGCGTGGTGGCGTCCCACGACGGGGCCGCCAGCCTCGGCAAGCCGCGGCTCCTCATCATCTCCCGCAAGTCCTCCCGGCGGTTCCTGAACGAGCGCGCCATGGcgcacgcggcggcggcggcgcagttcgACGTGCGCATCGCGGAGCCGGACAACCACACGGACATGCCCAACTTCGCGCGGCTGGTGAACTCGGCGGACGTGATGATGGGGGTGCACGGCGCCGGGCTGACCAACATGGTGTTCCTCCCGAGCCGCGCCGTGCTGCTGCAGGTGGTGCCGTTCGGCGGGCTGGAGTGGCTGTCCCGGGTGACCTTCAAGGACCCGGCCAAGGACTTCGACGTGACCTACATGGAGTACAACGTGTCGCTGGAGGAGAGCTCGCTCAAGGACCTCTACCCCAAGGACCATTTCTACCTGCAGCACCCCTACGACGTGCACAAGAAGGGCTGGAACGCCATCAAGACCACCTACCTCGACAAGCAGAGCGTCCGGCTCGACCTCGCCAAGCTCACGCGCACGCTCCAGCACGCGCGCAGCCTCCTGCCCTCCCCCTCCTCGCACTGA